The DNA window GGTGAAGAGCACCTCCATCTCGTCCCGGTCCTGCTGGATGTAGCCGATGTCGTCGAGGATCACGGCGTCGAACCGGTCCAGCCTCTTGAGCATCGTTTCGAGCTTGAGGTCGCGCTTGGCGACGAGCAGCTGCTGGACCAGACGGAAGGCCGGCACGAACAGCACACGGTAGCCGCGCCGGACCAGTTCGTGGCCGATGGCGCACAGCAGGTGGGTCTTGCCCCGTCCGGGCAGCCCGAAGGCCAGGACGTTGTCCGCTCGCTCCACGAACCCGCCCTCACACAGGGTCGGCAGCAACCGCCGCACCTTGGTGGGGAAGCGCGCCTTCTCGAGCGTGGCCAGGGTCTTCTCCAGGGGTAGGTCCGATGCCTTCAGCGTTCTCTCGACCCGCCGCCGGCGCCGGTCCTCCACCTCGGTCTCGGCAAGCTGATGCAGGTAGTGCCCGAAGCTCCAGCCCTGGCGCTCGCCGGTCACCGCCAGGTCCTCGTAGCGCTCCGCGAACGACGGCAGCCTGAGGGTGCGGAGCATCATTCGCAACGACTCGCTCATGGCCTGGGCGCCGCTCATCGTCCAGCCTCCGCGAGCTCGCCGAGAAGGCTGTCGTACATCTCGAGGTCAGGAGTCAGCGGCTCGACCTCGGGGATCTCCGGCTGCTCGCTGACAACCAGCGCCTTGACGCGATCGGCCAACGGCACGACCCGCTGCTCGAGGAGCAGGCTCAGTGCCGCCTCCACCTCGCACTCCATGGTCGAGGCGGCCAAGCGCAGCACCCTCACGTACTCGATGTCGGCCTTGCGAGTGCTCGCGAGCTTGTCCGCGAGCACGTCGTAGGACTGCCGAAACACCAGGGTCGGAAACAACGCCTCGCGGTACCGGTAGCGCTCAAACGCACCGGGCTTTCTGGCCAGTGACCAGATGATGTGCCGGTAGTCGACCTGGTGCTTGCCTTCGCCCAGGAGCCGCTCGACCGTGAGCTGGTGGACG is part of the Acidobacteriota bacterium genome and encodes:
- the istB gene encoding IS21-like element helper ATPase IstB — protein: MSGAQAMSESLRMMLRTLRLPSFAERYEDLAVTGERQGWSFGHYLHQLAETEVEDRRRRRVERTLKASDLPLEKTLATLEKARFPTKVRRLLPTLCEGGFVERADNVLAFGLPGRGKTHLLCAIGHELVRRGYRVLFVPAFRLVQQLLVAKRDLKLETMLKRLDRFDAVILDDIGYIQQDRDEMEVLFTFLAERYERRSVMVTSNLVLSQWDRIFKDPMTTACAIERLVHHSVILELTGPSYRAEVAKKRNAEITTQADDDGSAEGS